The Bacillus sp. Y1 genome has a window encoding:
- a CDS encoding cell wall-binding repeat-containing protein: MRGKTKIYVLLVLLFAILIPSKQAEAAVASQRLDGANRFEVAVNVSKTGWPNGVNTVILTNYLAFADALSATPYAFKEDAPILLTHADKLTPESKVEIQRLNPSKIVIVGGAGSVSETVVQDLQAVGFRNIERIGGQDRFEVSYNLALKIGNISTAVVANGLNFPDALSIAPYAAKNGFPVLLVRNNELPGLIREAISQLNITNTIISGGRLA; encoded by the coding sequence ATGAGAGGAAAGACTAAGATTTATGTTTTACTAGTTTTATTGTTTGCTATTCTTATACCAAGTAAACAAGCAGAAGCTGCAGTTGCCTCACAGAGGCTTGATGGGGCTAATCGATTTGAGGTTGCAGTTAATGTGTCAAAAACCGGTTGGCCTAATGGCGTCAATACAGTAATATTAACGAACTATCTAGCGTTTGCGGATGCTTTGTCTGCCACACCTTATGCTTTTAAGGAGGATGCACCTATTCTTTTAACTCATGCAGACAAACTAACGCCTGAGTCAAAAGTAGAAATTCAAAGACTGAACCCTAGTAAGATTGTCATAGTTGGGGGGGCAGGTAGTGTTTCTGAAACTGTCGTACAAGATTTACAAGCGGTTGGGTTTAGGAACATTGAGAGAATTGGTGGTCAGGATCGCTTTGAGGTGTCCTATAATCTTGCACTTAAAATAGGTAATATATCTACGGCTGTAGTGGCAAATGGTTTAAACTTCCCGGATGCATTATCTATTGCACCATATGCAGCAAAGAATGGGTTTCCGGTACTTCTAGTAAGAAATAATGAACTTCCAGGTCTAATTAGAGAGGCCATTTCACAATTAAACATTACCAATACCATTATTTCAGGGGGGAGGCTAGCGTAG
- a CDS encoding class I SAM-dependent methyltransferase — MGLREEEYLEDIIEWDIRHWSKSLNYWREKTSVSLENSNGLEIGSRNGGLSLWLAANGCKVICSDVEGPTERAKELHERHGLSDRIKYHSINATEIPYEDDCFDIVIFKSVLGGIGANDNHAAQIKALKEIHRVLKPGGELFFAENLTASPMHRLLRKRFVSWGNAWRYITIQEMKDLLQGFSKTDYFSTGFFSNLGRTEKQRNLLATIDDLLVNRIVPEQWRYIVIGVAKK, encoded by the coding sequence ATGGGGCTACGAGAGGAAGAATACTTAGAGGATATTATTGAATGGGATATCCGACACTGGAGCAAATCCCTAAATTATTGGCGAGAAAAAACTTCTGTTTCACTAGAGAATAGTAATGGGCTAGAAATAGGGAGTAGAAATGGAGGGCTCTCTCTATGGTTAGCTGCAAATGGCTGTAAGGTAATATGTAGTGATGTGGAAGGTCCTACTGAGCGAGCAAAAGAATTACATGAGAGACACGGTCTTTCTGATCGAATTAAATATCACTCAATTAATGCAACAGAAATCCCTTATGAAGATGATTGCTTTGATATTGTTATTTTTAAATCTGTATTAGGTGGAATAGGCGCCAATGATAATCATGCAGCACAAATAAAAGCTTTAAAGGAAATACACCGGGTGTTAAAGCCTGGGGGAGAATTATTTTTCGCAGAAAATTTAACAGCATCTCCCATGCATCGATTACTTCGCAAGCGTTTCGTTAGTTGGGGAAATGCTTGGCGCTACATCACGATTCAAGAAATGAAAGATCTACTTCAGGGTTTTAGTAAAACAGACTATTTCTCAACAGGGTTCTTTTCAAACCTTGGTCGTACGGAAAAGCAAAGAAACTTATTAGCTACTATAGATGACTTATTAGTCAATCGTATAGTTCCTGAGCAATGGAGATATATAGTGATAGGTGTTGCCAAAAAATAA
- the manA gene encoding mannose-6-phosphate isomerase, class I, producing MNEPIFFKPIFQERIWGGEKLKEFGYQIPSNKTGECWAFAAHSNGQSVVKGGSYNDMTLGELWETHREVFGNIEGDRFPLLTKILDANDDLSVQVHPNDTYAHSHENGELGKTECWYIIDSVPGAEIIYGHTAKTKEEFVSMIENGQWNDLLQRVQVQPGDFFFVPSGTIHAIGKGIVILETQQNSDTTYRVYDYDRLDDQGNKRELHIEKSIEVTTIPAKTADLQKEIQVKEDLTVTTFVRDHYFTVHKWTLNGSATLEQDKSFQLVSVISGEGSIVLSNNQNYTFAKGDHFILPSDLGVFTLQGTSELIVSHL from the coding sequence ATGAATGAACCTATTTTCTTCAAGCCTATATTTCAAGAAAGAATATGGGGAGGTGAAAAGTTAAAGGAATTCGGTTATCAAATTCCTTCAAATAAAACAGGTGAATGCTGGGCTTTTGCTGCGCATTCCAATGGACAGAGTGTTGTCAAGGGTGGTTCTTATAATGATATGACATTAGGTGAACTTTGGGAAACGCATCGAGAAGTATTCGGTAACATTGAAGGTGATCGCTTTCCTTTATTAACAAAAATACTAGATGCTAATGATGATTTGTCAGTTCAAGTCCATCCAAACGATACCTATGCCCACTCACACGAAAATGGTGAACTGGGTAAGACAGAATGTTGGTACATTATTGATAGCGTACCTGGCGCAGAAATTATTTATGGGCATACTGCAAAAACAAAAGAAGAGTTTGTTAGTATGATTGAGAACGGACAATGGAACGACCTACTACAGCGTGTTCAAGTACAACCAGGCGATTTCTTTTTTGTACCTAGTGGAACCATCCATGCCATTGGAAAAGGAATTGTTATTTTAGAGACCCAACAAAATTCAGATACAACATATAGAGTGTATGATTATGATCGATTGGATGATCAAGGGAATAAGCGAGAATTACATATTGAAAAGTCTATTGAGGTAACTACAATACCTGCAAAAACGGCGGACTTACAAAAAGAGATTCAGGTTAAAGAAGACCTTACTGTTACTACATTTGTAAGGGACCATTATTTTACTGTTCATAAATGGACATTAAATGGTTCTGCAACTCTTGAACAAGATAAATCTTTTCAGCTTGTCAGCGTGATTTCAGGTGAAGGTTCTATAGTTTTAAGTAATAACCAAAACTATACCTTTGCTAAGGGTGACCATTTTATTCTTCCTTCAGATTTAGGTGTCTTTACATTACAAGGTACCTCTGAGCTTATTGTTTCACATTTGTAA
- a CDS encoding sigma factor, which translates to MEHFNEIANQYEPMIHKIILTLGIYKNRDEFYQTGLIALWQAADRYNQERGAFSSFAYSYIKGYLQTEMTKRNKHDEHFVSVDDESWALIPDLSCQLPFEWEALNGEGLTEKEKKWLVYTILQGLSVKEIAALENVSESAVKLWRTGARKRLRDAFLPH; encoded by the coding sequence GTGGAACATTTTAACGAGATAGCAAATCAATATGAACCTATGATTCACAAAATTATATTGACACTAGGAATCTATAAAAACAGAGATGAGTTCTATCAAACTGGACTAATTGCTCTTTGGCAAGCAGCTGATCGTTATAACCAAGAACGAGGGGCCTTCTCCTCCTTTGCATATTCCTATATAAAAGGCTACCTCCAAACGGAGATGACCAAAAGAAACAAACATGACGAACATTTTGTTAGTGTAGATGATGAAAGTTGGGCCTTAATCCCTGATTTATCTTGTCAGCTCCCCTTCGAATGGGAGGCACTTAATGGTGAGGGTCTTACCGAAAAAGAGAAGAAATGGCTGGTATACACCATTTTACAAGGCCTATCCGTAAAAGAAATTGCCGCGCTCGAAAACGTCTCTGAATCAGCCGTAAAACTGTGGCGAACAGGAGCTAGAAAGAGGTTAAGGGACGCATTCTTGCCCCACTGA
- a CDS encoding competence protein ComK: MLLLKCYMINPNTLYLNGVYDRNGKLCTIVRELEKTFFIDDSPLHILENSIKSIGYDLKGAMSSAKWILGDIHMPPVIINPIQQICLFSNKSAKNDDTIWFNPAHIVRTTSYKKITYIEFTNGTTLIIHCSLSAFNTKLQNAMQLRNITTEMGKHPRSMSMILDPNQRKPRINPKKRKK, from the coding sequence TTGTTGTTATTAAAATGTTATATGATTAATCCGAATACTCTTTACTTAAATGGTGTTTATGATCGAAATGGAAAGCTTTGTACCATCGTTAGAGAACTGGAAAAGACCTTCTTCATAGATGATTCCCCTCTTCACATACTAGAAAACAGCATTAAATCTATTGGATATGATCTAAAAGGAGCAATGTCATCAGCAAAATGGATTCTGGGTGATATCCATATGCCACCTGTTATTATTAACCCAATACAACAAATTTGCTTATTTTCTAACAAATCAGCTAAGAATGACGACACGATATGGTTTAACCCTGCACATATTGTTCGTACCACCAGTTATAAAAAGATAACATACATAGAATTCACCAATGGGACCACTCTCATTATTCACTGCTCACTCTCTGCCTTTAACACCAAGCTCCAAAATGCCATGCAACTCAGAAACATTACCACTGAGATGGGAAAACATCCAAGATCGATGTCTATGATATTGGATCCCAATCAAAGAAAGCCTAGGATTAATCCTAAAAAACGGAAAAAGTAA
- the istA gene encoding IS21 family transposase, translated as MLYLKIRELREKKFKIAQIATELKISRPTVYKYLEMEFEEVRDYLSISYRKPKKLDQYRDWIVAWLEEYPHLSASQIKDWLLERYPDINVGDSTVRLYVSEVREVYQIEKKAYVRQYEAITEQPMGKQIQVVWGMTKQKTTEKKEVKLYFIAFVLAHSRFKYMEWQHRPFTTKDTIRCHENAFGYFGGRSDEIVYDQDNLIAVSENAGDLILTSEFQAYVRDRQFRVHLCRKADPESKGMIENVVKFIKGNFADSRVYKDIEDWNSRAFQWLERTGNFNVHNNTKKRPAEVFLVEKQHLIPVSPLLSVESNHINSITRNVGKDNTIRFESNRYSLPLGTYGSTTNNQVYLEIIGNYPSTLVIRTSIDGEKIAEHQISDEKGKLIKNRSHSRDRSKGIEEMKQVIITSFENQEDVSLFIEEVCRRYHRYRKDQMAILINVIKKDADVINEALTICMRERLFSANDFRDVVEYLKKTHTSSDGSDYTYSKSTLSDHKFDVTTRSLSTYTSILGGHVQ; from the coding sequence ATGTTGTATTTAAAAATCCGTGAACTAAGAGAGAAAAAATTTAAGATTGCACAAATCGCCACAGAGCTGAAGATATCAAGACCTACGGTCTATAAATATCTAGAAATGGAGTTTGAGGAAGTTAGAGATTATTTAAGTATTTCTTACAGAAAGCCAAAGAAACTAGATCAATACAGAGATTGGATTGTGGCTTGGTTGGAAGAATATCCACATTTAAGCGCTTCACAGATAAAAGACTGGCTGTTAGAAAGATATCCTGATATTAATGTGGGAGATAGTACCGTTCGCTTATATGTTAGTGAGGTTCGGGAAGTTTACCAAATAGAGAAAAAAGCATATGTTCGTCAATATGAGGCAATTACTGAACAGCCTATGGGAAAACAGATACAAGTCGTTTGGGGAATGACAAAGCAGAAAACAACCGAGAAAAAAGAGGTGAAATTATACTTTATAGCCTTTGTTTTAGCTCACTCACGTTTTAAATACATGGAATGGCAACATAGACCTTTCACAACAAAAGATACCATACGTTGCCATGAAAATGCTTTCGGTTACTTTGGTGGGAGATCAGATGAAATAGTATACGACCAGGATAACTTAATTGCGGTTAGCGAGAATGCAGGAGATTTAATCTTAACGTCGGAGTTCCAAGCATATGTGAGAGATCGACAGTTTAGAGTTCATTTATGTAGAAAAGCAGATCCTGAATCAAAAGGTATGATTGAAAATGTAGTGAAATTCATTAAGGGGAATTTCGCAGATAGTCGAGTCTATAAAGATATCGAAGATTGGAATTCTCGTGCATTCCAATGGTTAGAACGTACAGGGAATTTTAATGTACATAACAATACAAAAAAGAGACCAGCAGAAGTGTTTCTCGTCGAAAAGCAACACTTAATACCAGTCTCTCCTCTACTTTCAGTTGAAAGTAACCATATAAATAGTATAACAAGGAATGTTGGTAAGGACAACACGATTCGTTTTGAGTCTAATCGGTACTCATTACCTTTAGGAACGTATGGTTCAACAACGAACAACCAGGTTTACTTAGAAATTATAGGAAACTATCCTAGCACTTTGGTTATTCGCACTAGCATCGATGGAGAAAAAATTGCAGAACACCAGATTAGTGATGAAAAAGGAAAGTTAATTAAAAACCGTAGTCATAGTCGTGATCGTTCTAAAGGAATTGAAGAAATGAAACAAGTGATCATCACTAGTTTTGAAAACCAGGAAGACGTAAGTTTATTTATAGAAGAAGTGTGTCGAAGATATCATCGTTACCGCAAAGATCAAATGGCTATTCTGATTAACGTTATAAAAAAAGATGCAGATGTCATTAATGAGGCTCTTACCATTTGTATGAGAGAACGACTCTTTAGCGCTAATGATTTTCGAGATGTAGTTGAATACTTGAAGAAAACACATACCTCCTCCGATGGTTCTGATTACACTTACAGTAAATCAACACTATCAGATCACAAGTTTGATGTGACTACACGCTCTCTTAGTACATATACGAGTATTCTAGGAGGGCATGTTCAATGA